From Psychrobium sp. MM17-31, the proteins below share one genomic window:
- the fkpB gene encoding FKBP-type peptidyl-prolyl cis-trans isomerase codes for MITQTSEIIFHVTMKLEDGSAADSTKVNNKPAKLRMGDGSLSPAFESNLMGLKAGDEKEFTLFAKDAFGENNPDNIYHMDRSKFSESELEVGAIIMFDQQNGAQIPGVVREVVGDSVTIDFNHPLAGQTITFAVEIIEVNE; via the coding sequence ATGATTACACAAACAAGCGAAATTATCTTTCACGTTACCATGAAGCTAGAAGACGGCTCTGCTGCTGACAGCACCAAGGTAAATAATAAACCAGCTAAGTTGCGCATGGGTGATGGCAGTTTGTCACCGGCATTTGAGTCTAACTTAATGGGTTTAAAAGCAGGTGATGAAAAGGAATTTACCTTATTTGCGAAGGACGCGTTTGGCGAAAATAATCCTGATAATATCTACCATATGGATCGCAGCAAGTTTAGCGAGTCAGAGTTAGAAGTTGGTGCTATTATCATGTTCGATCAGCAAAATGGCGCACAGATCCCTGGCGTTGTTCGCGAAGTGGTTGGCGACTCAGTCACGATCGACTTTAACCATCCGCTAGCTGGTCAAACTATTACCTTTGCCGTTGAAATAATTGAGGTTAACGAGTAA
- the lspA gene encoding signal peptidase II, with protein MPNSAQAANAKPALAQSGIMWLWLAVAGLVADQATKLYVLANFKLHESVDVLPFFNFTYAQNRGAAFSFLSEAGGWQRWFFTVIAVGVSGLLIYWMRGLHKSKRMLNIAYALVISGAIGNLIDRLSYGFVVDFLHLYYENYHWPVFNVADIAICCGAFLIIFDAFINKDEEAASKESN; from the coding sequence ATGCCTAATTCAGCTCAGGCTGCTAATGCCAAACCAGCATTAGCGCAAAGTGGCATCATGTGGCTGTGGTTAGCAGTTGCGGGTTTAGTGGCAGATCAAGCCACTAAACTTTATGTACTGGCTAACTTTAAGCTGCACGAATCAGTAGATGTATTGCCATTTTTTAATTTTACTTACGCCCAAAACCGCGGCGCAGCCTTTAGCTTTTTAAGTGAAGCTGGTGGCTGGCAACGCTGGTTCTTTACCGTGATTGCAGTTGGTGTGAGTGGCTTACTCATTTATTGGATGCGCGGATTACATAAATCTAAGCGCATGTTAAACATCGCTTATGCCTTGGTGATTTCAGGTGCTATTGGCAATTTAATTGATCGCCTTAGTTATGGTTTCGTGGTGGATTTTCTGCATCTCTATTACGAAAACTATCACTGGCCTGTGTTTAACGTTGCCGATATCGCCATTTGTTGTGGCGCGTTTTTAATTATCTTCGATGCCTTCATCAATAAAGATGAAGAAGCAGCGAGCAAAGAGTCAAACTAA